The following coding sequences are from one Triticum dicoccoides isolate Atlit2015 ecotype Zavitan chromosome 4A, WEW_v2.0, whole genome shotgun sequence window:
- the LOC119285248 gene encoding tropinone reductase homolog At5g06060-like, whose protein sequence is MAAVDDIIGSSAGRWSLHGRTALVTGGTRGIGRSVVEELAALGAAVHTCSRKEAELGERLKEWEARGFRVTGSVCDVSVRDQRELLLHDVAGRFAGKLDILINNVGTNHRKPTTEYSADEYSFIMATNLESAYHLCQLAHPLLKASGVASIVFISSVSGVVAISSGSIYAMTKGAMNQLAKNLACEWAKDNIRINSVAPWYIKTSLVEEDLAKEDFVDSIARRTPMRRVGEPEEVSSLVAFLCMPGSSYITGQTISVDGGMTINGMYPTEN, encoded by the exons ATGGCCGCGGTAGACGACATCATCGGCTCCAGTGCGGGGAGGTGGTCCCTCCACGGCAGGACGGCGCTCGTCACCGGCGGCACCCGCGGCATCGG GCGCTCGGTGGTGGAGGAGCTGGCGGCGCTCGGGGCCGCCGTGCACACGTGCTCCCGGAAGGAAGCCGAGCTCGGCGAGCGCTTGAAGGAGTGGGAGGCCAGGGGATTCCGCGTCACGGGCTCCGTCTGCGACGTCTCCGTGCGCGACCAGCGCGAGCTCCTGCTCCACGACGTCGCCGGCCGCTTCGCCGGCAAGCTGGACATCCTC ATAAACAACGTGGGCACAAACCATAGAAAACCAACCACTGAATACTCGGCAGATGAATATTCGTTCATAATGGCCACTAATCTTGAATCTGCATATCATCTATGTCAACTTGCACACCCTCTTCTCAAAGCATCCGGGGTGGCCAGCATTGTCTTCATATCATCAGTCTCTGGAGTGGTAGCCATATCTAGTGGCTCCATTTATGCCATGACAAAAG GTGCGATGAATCAGTTGGCCAAGAACCTAGCGTGTGAGTGGGCGAAAGACAACATAAGAATCAACTCTGTTGCTCCATGGTACATCAAGACTTCACTCGTGGAAGAG GATTTGGCGAAAGAAGATTTCGTGGATAGCATCGCCCGTCGAACTCCGATGAGGCGTGTGGGAGAACCTGAAGAAGTATCATCGCTGGTGGCGTTTCTCTGTATGCCCGGTTCATCTTATATCACTGGCCAGACGATCTCGGTTGATGGCGGCATGACTATAAATGGCATGTACCCGACTGAGAACTAG